CGTATCCGCCAGCCGCTACAGCAACGATGGCCAAAAGATCTTTTTCCTCGCTGTCGTAAAAGGCACCGAACAGGTATTTGACATCGATCTCCGCAGCAAGGCCATCAAACAGCTGACCAAAGGTCGCTTCGATATCAATGGCTTTGTAGGCCAGGCCGGCAATACGCTGGTAGTGACCCGCGCAGATATGAACCATGCCGGCGAGCTGTACACCGTAGATATCGCCAAAGGCGCGGTGAAACAGTTGTCCACGGTGAATAACGACATCTATGATAACCTCGGCAAAAGCAACGTGGAAGAACGCTGGGTGAAAACCAGCGATGGGCAGCAAATGCTGGTGTGGGTGATCTTTCCGCCGGACTTCGACCCCGCAAAAAAATACCCCACCCTGCTGTATTGCCAGGGCGGCCCGCAAGCCGCCGTTTCGCAATTCTACTCCTTCCGCTGGAACTTCCAGCTGATGGCGGCGCAGGGATATATCGTCGTGGCGCCGAACCGGAGAGGGATGCCCGGCCATGGCGTGAAATGGAATGAAGCGATCAGCAAGGACTGGGGCGGCCAGCCCATACGGGATTACCTCGCGGCTATCGATGATGTAAGCAGGGAGCCGTATGTTGACAAGCAGCGCCTCGGCGCGGTGGGCGCCAGTTACGGCGGTTATTCCGTGTTCATGCTGGCGGGCGTGCATGAGAACCGGTTCAAATCTTTCATCGCACATGACGGGCTGTTTGATCTCCGCAGCTGGTATGGCACCACGGAAGAGCTGTGGTTCGCCAACTGGGATGTTGGGGCTTATTGGGACAAAGCCAATGAAAAGACCCATGCGCAGTTCAATCCCGGCAACTTTGTGAACAACTGGAACACGCCCATCATGATCGTGCAGGGCGGCAACGACTTCCGGGTGGGTATCGAACAGGGGCTGCAGGCCTTCCAGGCTGCGCAGCTGAAAGGCATCAAAAGCAAGCTGCTTTATTTCCCGGAAGAGAACCATTGGGTGCTGAGCGCGCAAAATGCCATCACCTGGCAGCGGGAGTTCTTCTCCTGGCTGAAAGAGACCTTATAGCCATCACACCAAAACATACACATGCTTGATCTGAAAATGGAGAACGGCATTGCCACCATCACGCTCAACCGGCCGGATGTGTACAATGCATTCAATGATGCCCTCAGCTACGAGCTGCAGGATGCGCTTAAGAAAGCGGAAAAAGATGATACCATCCGGGCCGTAGTGCTGACCGGGGCGGGAAAAGCGTTCTGCAGCGGGCAGGACCTGAAGGCCGCGCAGGACAGTACCGGCCCTCGCAACCTCGGGGAATCGCTGCACAAGCGCTACAACCCCATCATCCGCGCCATCCGCAACATGCCAAAGCCGGTGATCTGCCGGCTGAACGGGGTTGCGGCCGGAGCGGGATGCTCCCTGGCGCTGGCCTGCGATGTGATCATCGCTTCGGAGAACGCTTCCATGATAGAGATATTCATCAATATCGCGTTGGTGCTGGATTCCGGTTCGTCTTACTTCCTGCCGCGCAGCATCGGGTATCACCGCGCTTTTGAGCTGGCCACCAAAGCCACGAAGCTGAGCGCGGCGGAAGCCCTGGCACTTGGACTGGTCAACAAAGTAGTGAAACATGAGGAACTGGATGCCGCCGTGCAGGCCGAAGCAGCGTTTTATGCCGCTGCGCCCACCAAAGCCATCGGCATGCTGAAGAAAATGCTCACCAAAGGCATGACGGAAAACCTGGACGCGGTGCTGGAGTATGAGGCGTATTGCCAGGAGATCGCGGGGAATACCGCGGATAACGCGGAGGGGATAAACGCCTTCCTGGAAAAGCGGAAAGCGGTGTTTACGGGGAAATGAGCGAAATGTCTGCCATCAATAAAAAATCGCCGGAAGCTTGTCAACTTCCGGCGATCCTGTATTAAAAAAGCTGATTATAGCCCGCTTAATGTGATACCGATAGAGTAAGGACGGATATCAGACCCTGTATTATCCTTGAACAGCGGGTTGAGGTTCACCGCCGTGAACAGCCCGATGTTGCCGTACCCTACGCGTGCTGTGGCAGCAAAGCGCCAGGGGTTGAAGAAACGCTTGTTCTGCTCTTTGATGATGTTCTTTTCGCCGCCCAGGGTGTTCTTGCCCTTGGTATGGGCATTCACCAACATCCCTACTTTAGCGCCGATAGCCGCTTTGAAGCCTTTGTTGGCATTATCAGCCACCTGGCGGAAGCGGAATTCCAGCGGAATCTCAAGGTAGGAGGTCGCTATTTTGTATTTCTTGTAAGTGTCAGAATTTACGAAACGTACTGCGGTGGAGTTCCCGTTAGACATATCCAGCACCTTTCCATCCAGGGGAACACTACTGGTGCTGATACCCAAACCGGCCGCAAAGCTGAACTTCGTTGCCTTGATCGGGAAATCATACATCAGGGCAATATTGAAACCGCGGGGCAGACCCTTGGTGTTCAAACTATCCGGCGCCTGCGCCCAGCCATCGTAAGACAGCTGTATCATGAGGAAGTCACGGGAGTAGATTGCCCGCTTCTTTGCTTTACCCACGGCTGATCCAGCCATATTATCCTGTGCGAAGACTCCCATGGAAACCGCGATAAGACCTAATGTAAAAAGTAATTTTTTCATAATACGTTTAAATGCCTGGCAAAAAGATTAATCAGGCAAATTTAATGGAATGTTATAAACCAAAGGGTTAAAATATTGCAAAAATAGATCATGGTAATCCTGAGGGTTGATGAACATGCAGCGCAACCGGCGCTTTATCGCGAACGGACCGATATGCCGGGAAGGAAACGCTTCATGGTATTAAGGCTTGCGCATATGTTGCGGGAAAGGCGGCGGAACTGCCAGGATAT
This genomic stretch from Chitinophaga sp. XS-30 harbors:
- a CDS encoding S9 family peptidase, with amino-acid sequence MRKTLLFAGILFIQHSMAQQKMSPELLWQLGRVGGETVTADGTVIYGVSRYNLADNKSERNLYAIPAAGGTARQLTSAPGTESGAQALPDGRILYSYKGQLWEMDKDGGNPVQRTHVEGGMQNIRISPKGTHILFSNEVKLEKLLAKDIYPDLPKANAQVYTTLNYRHWDTWEDGSYNHVFYATYDAATGKTGEPVDIMKDEPFDCPQMPFGGAEDFIFDPSGTKIIYVCKKKHGTAYAISTNTDIYSYDLLSGKTENLSEGMMGYDVQPAFSPDGKQLTWLSMARDGFEADKNDVIVYDLASRTRSNLTRDWDGTVSASRYSNDGQKIFFLAVVKGTEQVFDIDLRSKAIKQLTKGRFDINGFVGQAGNTLVVTRADMNHAGELYTVDIAKGAVKQLSTVNNDIYDNLGKSNVEERWVKTSDGQQMLVWVIFPPDFDPAKKYPTLLYCQGGPQAAVSQFYSFRWNFQLMAAQGYIVVAPNRRGMPGHGVKWNEAISKDWGGQPIRDYLAAIDDVSREPYVDKQRLGAVGASYGGYSVFMLAGVHENRFKSFIAHDGLFDLRSWYGTTEELWFANWDVGAYWDKANEKTHAQFNPGNFVNNWNTPIMIVQGGNDFRVGIEQGLQAFQAAQLKGIKSKLLYFPEENHWVLSAQNAITWQREFFSWLKETL
- a CDS encoding enoyl-CoA hydratase-related protein produces the protein MLDLKMENGIATITLNRPDVYNAFNDALSYELQDALKKAEKDDTIRAVVLTGAGKAFCSGQDLKAAQDSTGPRNLGESLHKRYNPIIRAIRNMPKPVICRLNGVAAGAGCSLALACDVIIASENASMIEIFINIALVLDSGSSYFLPRSIGYHRAFELATKATKLSAAEALALGLVNKVVKHEELDAAVQAEAAFYAAAPTKAIGMLKKMLTKGMTENLDAVLEYEAYCQEIAGNTADNAEGINAFLEKRKAVFTGK
- a CDS encoding porin family protein encodes the protein MKKLLFTLGLIAVSMGVFAQDNMAGSAVGKAKKRAIYSRDFLMIQLSYDGWAQAPDSLNTKGLPRGFNIALMYDFPIKATKFSFAAGLGISTSSVPLDGKVLDMSNGNSTAVRFVNSDTYKKYKIATSYLEIPLEFRFRQVADNANKGFKAAIGAKVGMLVNAHTKGKNTLGGEKNIIKEQNKRFFNPWRFAATARVGYGNIGLFTAVNLNPLFKDNTGSDIRPYSIGITLSGL